A window of the Lolium perenne isolate Kyuss_39 chromosome 7, Kyuss_2.0, whole genome shotgun sequence genome harbors these coding sequences:
- the LOC127316540 gene encoding zealexin A1 synthase, whose protein sequence is MEDYVVVYLGLALASLLLLLARRIRSPAAPDGKNHGLRLPPGPWTLPVFGSMHHLAGKLPHRAMRDLARRHGWPVMLLRLGEVPTLVVSSREAAREVMKTHDTSFATRPLSSTVRVMTNGGRDIIFAPYGDHWRQMRKIAVTELLTARRVLSFRAIREEEVRAMLRAVGAAAAAGEVIDMRPRLSALVADSTVRAVMGDRCKDRDLFLRELDRSIGLVAGFNPADLWPSSRLAVWASGAVRRAEECRDIVFGILDRIITEHQERVAVAGDDEDLIDILLRIQKDVAGLQFPLDMGDIKAVIFDIFGAGSETSATTLEWIIAELVRNPKVMRRATAEVRQAFEANGAVDEDQLATLVPYLHLVIRETFRLHTPLPLLLPRECQQAPACKVLGYDVPRGTQVLVNVWALGRDERYWPDDPEEFRPERFEAGAAADGVDFRGVDFELLPFGAGRRMCPGMGFGLANVELALASMLLHFDWEAPGVADPAEFDMTEAFGITSRRKAGLSLRPVLRVPIPDV, encoded by the exons ATGGAGGACTACGTCGTCGTCTACCTCGGTCTGGCCCTGGCGTCGCTGCTCCTCCTGCTCGCCAGGCGCATCCGCAGCCCGGCAGCGCCGGACGGCAAGAACCATGGCCTGCGGCTGCCGCCAGGGCCGTGGACGCTGCCTGTGTTCGGGAGCATGCACCACCTCGCCGGGAAGCTCCCGCACCGCGCCATGCGCGACCTGGCGCGGCGGCACGGCTGGCCGGTCATGCTGCTCCGGCTCGGCGAGGTGCCCACGCTGGTGGTGTCGTCCCGGGAGGCGGCCCGCGAGGTGATGAAGACCCACGACACGTCCTTCGCCACGCGCCCGCTCAGCTCCACCGTGCGCGTCATGACCAACGGCGGCCGGGACATCATCTTCGCCCCCTACGGCGACCACTGGCGCCAGATGCGCAAGATCGCCGTCACCGAGCTCCTCACCGCGCGCCGCGTGCTCTCCTTCCGTGCCATCCGGGAGGAGGAAGTCCGCGCCATGCTCCGCGCCGTTggggccgccgcggccgccgggGAGGTCATCGACATGCGCCCAAGGCTGTCGGCGCTGGTGGCGGACAGCACGGTGCGGGCGGTTATGGGCGACAGGTGCAAGGACCGCGACTTGTTCCTCCGTGAGCTTGACCGATCCATCGGGCTCGTGGCCGGGTTCAACCCGGCCGACCTGTGGCCGTCCTCGCGGCTCGCGGTGTGGGCCAGCGGCGCCGTCCGCCGCGCCGAGGAGTGCCGCGACATCGTGTTCGGGATCCTCGACCGCATCATCACGGAGCACCAGGAGAGGGTGGCCGTCGCCGGGGACGATGAGGACCTCATCGACATCCTCCTCAGGATCCAGAAGGACGTAGCCGGCCTACAGTTCCCGCTCGACATGGGCGACATCAAAGCCGTCATCTTC GACATCTTCGGCGCGGGCAGCGAGACATCGGCGACGACGCTGGAGTGGATCATAGCGGAGCTGGTGAGGAACCCGAAGGTGATGCGCCGGGCGACGGCGGAGGTCCGACAAGCCTTCGAGGccaacggcgccgtggacgaggaCCAGCTCGCCACCCTCGTCCCGTACCTGCACCTGGTGATCCGCGAGACGTTCCGGCTGCACACGCCCCTGCCTCTGCTCCTCCCGCGGGAGTGCCAGCAGGCGCCGGCGTGCAAGGTGCTGGGCTACGACGTGCCGCGGGGCACGCAGGTGCTCGTCAACGTCTGGGCGCTGGGCCGCGACGAGCGCTACTGGCCCGACGACCCCGAGGAGTTCCGGCCGGAGCGCTTCGAGGCCGGCGCGGCGGCGGACGGGGTGGATTTCAGAGGGGTGGACTTCGAGCTGCTGCCCTtcggcgccggcaggaggatgTGCCCCGGCATGGGCTTCGGCCTCGCCAACGTCGAGCTCGCGCTCGCCAGCATGCTGCTGCACTTCGACTGGGAGGCGCCGGGGGTGGCTGATCCGGCGGAGTTCGACATGACCGAGGCCTTCGGCATTACCTCCAGGAGGAAGGCCGGCCTCTCGCTGCGCCCCGTCCTGCGCGTGCCTATCCCCGACGTCTAA
- the LOC127316544 gene encoding protein KINASE OF THE OUTER CHLOROPLAST MEMBRANE 1, whose amino-acid sequence MEKTAGMADTQPTDTESFEYMLLEKDPDHYRTVFSGPSQISPWIDPSMLNLKHRIGRGPFGDVWIATHHQRTEDYDRYHEVAVKMLHPVKDDQLQLFSARFDEIFGKCQGLGDVCSLHGVSTQNGRICIAMKFYEGSIGDQMARLKGGRLHLSDVLRYGADLARGVLDLHSRGIFVLNLKPCNFLLDEHDHAVLGDFGIPSLLFGLSLPNADLIQRVGTPNYMAPEQWQPNIRGPISYETDSWGFACSILEMFSGVQPWRGKSPDEIYQFVVLKKEKPIFPYNMPPEIENVLSGCFEYDFRDRPMMTDILHAFESAKNVDYDNTDWDSSDNLRAERSTQPSRINWLHFKDKLQIGDKVRSRKLKTSCTPETMQIPDGTIVGLEEDGDHDAYILVRVHGLHDPLKVRSTTVERVTYGFAAGDWVRLREDDKKRSQVGVLHSIDRDGIVYVGLIGMDTLWKGEYSDLQMAEAYCVGQFVRLRTNISSPRFEWQRKSGGGSATGRISQILSNGCLVVKFPGKFSLGEVCSCLADPSEVEAVSFNKCDGVVKKYEHLEDFHWAVRPLFIAMGFFTAMKLGIFIGKGVTRPRSRKVASVSEQGGDHHKSQQQEVQNSASATWLPPPVVNMLFGEGYAPSG is encoded by the exons ATGGAGAAGACAGCAG GAATGGCGGACACCCAGCCCACGGACACCGAATCGTTCGAGTACATGCTGCTGGAGAAGGATCCAGACCACTACCGGACGGTCTTCTCCGGCCCGAGCCAGATTAGCCCGTGGATCGACCCGAGCATGCTGAACCTGAAGCACCGGATAGGTAGAGGCCCCTTCGGGGATGTCTGGATAGCGACGCACCACCAGAGGACCGAGGATTATGACCGGTACCATGAGGTCGCTGTGAAGATGCTGCACCCGGTCAAGGATGACCAGCTGCAGCTGTTCTCCGCCAGGTTCGACGAGATCTTTGGCAAATGCCAGGGTCTAGGCGATGTCTGCTCCCTGCATGGCGTCTCGACACAGAACGGAAGG ATTTGTATAGCGATGAAGTTTTACGAAGGATCCATTGGGGATCAGATGGCCCGGCTTAAAGGTGGAAGGCTTCATCTGTCAGATGTTTTAAG GTACGGGGCTGATCTGGCACGTGGTGTGCTGGACCTACACTCCAGGGGAATATTTGTTCTAAATCTCAAGCCTTGTAATTTTCTCCTTGATGAGCATGACCATGCAGTGCTGGGGGATTTTGGGATTCCATCCTTGCTGTTTGGACTCTCACTGCCTAATGCCGACCTTATCCAAAGAGTTGGTACTCCAAATTACATGGCCCCAGAACAGTGGCAACCAAACATTAGAGGTCCAATTAGTTACGAGACAGACTCATGGGGATTCGCTTGCAGCATCCTTGAGATGTTCAGTGGAGTTCAGCCATGGCGTGGCAAATCACCAGATGAGATCTATCAGTTTGTTGTCCTCAAGAAAGAAAAACCAATATTcccatacaatatgcctcctgagATCGAGAATGTCCTTTCTGGCTGCTTTGAGTATGACTTCCGAGACCGGCCCATGATGACAGATATCTTACATGCATTTGAAAG TGCTAAAAACGTGGATTATGACAACACTGACTGGGACAGTTCTGACAATCTAAGGGCAGAAAGGTCAACTCAGCCAAGTCGCATTAATTGGTTACACTTTAAGGATAAACTGCAAATCGGTGACAAGGTCCGCTCAAGAAAGCTTAAAACATCTTGTACTCCCGAAACAATGCAAATTCCTGATGGAACGATAGTTGGGTTGGAGGAGGATGGAGATCATGATGCTTACATTCTTGTGCGCGTCCATGGTTTACATGACCCTTTGAAGGTCCGCTCTACGACAGTGGAGAGGGTAACATATGGTTTTGCAGCTGGAGACTGGGTGCGGCTCAGGGAGGATGACAAGAAGCGGTCTCAGGTTGGAGTTCTTCATAGCATTGACCGTGATGGCATCGTGTATGTTGGTCTGATAGGAATGGACACCCTCTGGAAGGGGGAATATTCGGACCTCCAGATGGCTGAAGCCTACTGTGTTGGGCAGTTTGTGAGGCTGAGAACCAACATCTCAAGCCCCCGGTTCGAATGGCAGAGGAAGAGCGGCGGAGGGTCTGCTACGGGTCGGATCTCGCAGATACTCTCGAATGGGTGTCTGGTTGTGAAGTTCCCTGGTAAATTCAGCCTTGGTGAGGTATGCAGTTGCTTGGCAGATCCTTCTGAGGTGGAGGCAGTGAGCTTTAACAAGTGTGACGGGGTTGTAAAGAAGTATGAGCACCTCGAGGACTTCCATTGGGCGGTGAGACCTCTGTTCATCGCTATGGGTTTCTTCACTGCTATGAAGCTAGGTATCTTCATTGGGAAGGGCGTCACCAGGCCAAGGAGTCGCAAGGTTGCCAGCGTCTCCGAGCAGGGTGGCGATCATCATAAGTCTCAGCAACAAGAAGTGCAGAATAGTGCGAGCGCAACGTGGCTACCTCCACCCGTCGTAAACATGTTGTTCGGAGAAGGTTATGCGCCTTCAGGGTAA
- the LOC127316542 gene encoding elongator complex protein 4, with translation MAAAAAAGVGGQALGRSSFSRAASSKTASSPSSPTASGVKLGPNGAAFVSSGIPDLDSILGGGFLLGSVVMVMEDSDAPHHLLLLRAFMAQGIVHKQPLLFAAPMKEPRTFLGALPAPVASSKEDARQRAVMGSSDGRASDEGLRIAWQYRKYFGDERTSSAEHRDNKQEFSNDFDLRKPLERHLLNAQHIECISTQDADTLSALQDHCSTFISRHPRKDGGNLNAGRIAIQSLCAPQCGYFGKDWDMVSFIRSLKAMVRASNAVAVITFPYTVLSDSFCKRWQHLADTLMSIKAIPDEDKDLAKLLTGYQDMVGFLHVHKVAQTNSQVPVILEASTFSLKLRKRRSLVLERLNQAPVDGSSGPSSGASGSCSSSVQSSQLDF, from the exons atggccgccgccgccgccgccggagtagGGGGccaagccctcggccggagcagcTTCTCCCGCGCCGCCTCGTCGAAGACCGCCTCCTCACCGTCCTCCCCCACCGCTTCCGGCGTCAAGCTCGGCCCGAACGGCGCCGCGTTCGTTTCTTCCGGCATCCCCGACCTCGACA GTATTCTGGGCGGCGGTTTCCTCCTCGGCTCGGTCGTGATGGTCATGGAGGACTCCGACGCGCCGCACCACCTCCTCCTTCTCCGGGCCTTCATGGCGCAGGGCATTGTGCACAAGCAGCCACTGCTCTTCGCAGCGCCGATGAAGGAGCCCCGCACGTTCCTCGGTGCGCTGCCTGCTCCGGTTGCGTCCTCAAAGGAGGACGCGCGGCAAAGAGCGGTGATGGGCAGTAGCGATGGACGAGCGAGT GATGAAGGTTTGAGGATAGCCTGGCAGTACAGGAAATATTTTGGGGACGAGAGGACCTCTAGTGCCGAACACAGAG ATAACAAGCAGGAGTTTAGCAATGATTTTGATTTGCGGAAGCCCTTGGAACGACATTTACTAAATGCACAGCATATTGAATGTATAAGCACTCAAGATGCAGACACTCTTAGTGCCCTCCAGGATCATTGTTCCACTTTCATATCAAGACATCCAAG AAAAGATGGTGGAAATCTGAATGCTGGACGGATTGCTATACAGTCACTCTGTGCACCACAGTGTGGATATTTTGGAAAG GACTGGGACATGGTCTCATTTATCAGATCACTGAAGGCCATGGTACGCGCTTCTAATGCTGTTGCCGTTATAACATTTCCATACACGGTCCTATCAGATTCCTTCTGTAAGAGATGGCAGCATCTGGCAGACACGCTGATGTCAATAAAAGCAATTCCAG ATGAGGACAAGGACTTGGCGAAACTTCTAACAGGGTATCAGGATATGGTTGGTTTTCTGCATGTGCATAAGGTGGCACAGACCAATAGCCAG GTTCCTGTAATTCTAGAGGCATCCACATTTTCTCTGAAGCTGCGGAAGAGGAGGTCGCTGGTGCTCGAACGGTTGAATCAGGCCCCGGTGGACGGGTCGAGCGGGCCTTCGTCAGGTGCATCAGGCAGTTGCTCCTCGTCAGTCCAGAGCTCACAGCTTGATTTCTAA